The genomic stretch TAATGTTATTATTGCATATGCAGACAGGAGGCAATATGGATTTAGTAGGACTGACAATGTTGACTTCTTCTCTAGGGATCACTTGAAGATCAGATCATTGCAGCTAACCCACTGCTAGAGGCTTATGGTAACGCCAAGACTGTGAGGAATGACAACTCCTCACGATTTGTAAGttcttttcttatttgtagCTTTGCCGATGATCATATCAGAGGACAATTCCAAATGACCAATGATCAATGTGATTCTGCGTAGGGTAAATTCATTAGAATTCATTTTGGATCCACTGGGAAGCTGGCTTCAGCCGATATTGAAACATGTAAGCTAGTTCAAAATCTCATCACGTTGATTCACACGCTGCAGGGACTCATTCTCTTCTCCTACATGAATCCATACAGATCTGCTGGAGAAGTCTCGTGTGACCTTCCAGCTGTCTGCTGAGAGGAGCTACCACATCTTCTATCAGCTGATGACGGGACACAAACCCGACCTAATAGGTGTGGAACAGCAGATAATATAAAAACCATTCATACATATAGACATCTCAATGATGTTATTTATGATGTATTAAGTTAAAGTAAGACAAGAAGAACAtgcactaaatgaatacagagccaccatccaccagtaccagcctggACCACACAAATGtccacattagcactcaataagcTCATCAACTCTTACCTTGATGCATttccacatagtatcagcattcattcattttttactgcttatcctcacgagggtcgtgtgtcgtgctggagcctatcccagctgtcttcgggcaagaggcggggacgccagccaatcatagggcacatatagacaaacaaccattcacactcacattcatacctatggacaatttggagttgccaattaacctagcatgtttttggaatgtgggaggaaaccggagtacccggagaaaacacacgcatgcacggggagaacatgcaaactccacacagagatggctgagggtggaattgaactcgggtctcttagctgtgtggcctgcacgctaaccactcggcgccgtgcagcctagtatcaaatgaggtgaaagaaaaaggctaaaaatacagTGTAGTAGTCTACTATCTGGGCAGCCTGGGACAAAGTAACATGGTGCTTTCAAGGACTGTCCAACAAAGTGGGATAAGTTGCCGCTCACATTAAACAACTGTGGGatttctatatatgtatgtagatgcACATGGAATGTATTTACAtccctaatatatatttatgtatacacCCAATTCTTTCAGAGGCACTCCTGATCACCACAAATCCATACGACTATCCAATGATCAGTCAAGGTGAAATCACCGTGAAAAGTATCAATGACGTTGAAGAATTCATCGCCACTGATGTGAGTACAGCAACATTCAATCAACAATCAACAGTCCCGCTGTTGTGATCTGATGTGTGATGTGAGGTGAGCAGTTTCATACTAAAGCCACCGTGTTCACTGCAGACTGCCATTGACATCCTGGGATTCAACGCAGAAGAAAAGCAGAGCATGTACAAGCTGACTGGAGCTGTGATGCATCACGGCAACATGAAGTTCAAGCAGAAACAAAGAGAGGAGCAGGCCGAGCCAGACGGCACTGAGGGTGGGAAACTGAAGCGCAATTTCTTTCTAGAACAGGGCTTTTGAATATTcctgtttttccactttcagtGGCTGATAAAATCGCTTACCTCATGGGTCTGAACTCCGCTGACCTGCTGAAAGCCCTCTGCTATCCCAGGGTGAAGGTCGGGAATGAATTTGTGACCAAAGGTCAAACTGTGCCTCAGGTAAGATAACCTGTCAAATATACAGATGTAGTATTTTATCACACTTAATCATTTTCATGCTCTTTTTCCTTAAAGGTTCACAATTCCGTCATGGCCCTCAGCAAATCCGTCTATGAGAAAATGTTCTTGTGGATGGTCATCAGAATCAACGAGATGCTGGACACCAAGCAGCCCAGAAGCTTCTTTATCGGTGTGCTGGACATTGCTGGATTTGAAATTTTTGATGTAAGTACACTTTGCTTGATGTACACTTcggaaaataatcaataatttgaACAAAGGCGCAGAGTACATCCAACATTACTGGGAATGTCCTAGTCCGATATTGATATCAGATAACGGTCTGACATCAGACCCTCAAAAAACAATGGATGAAGACCAATGAAGGAAGACCATAATGGATGgaaatagcattagcagcacgCTAGCTAGTCACCGGGAAAGATGTGTAtcttattgattatttattaacaAAAACATGTAACATAACATTCCACGTTCATAAACAGGGAATCAAAGTATGTATGGTGTGTGCTGGAATCGGAACGACTGACCTGACTGACTGAAACTTTTGCTGAGGTTGTCTTCATTTATCAGTTCAACAGCTTGGAGCAGCTGTGCATCAACTTCACCAACGAGAAACTGCAACAGTTTTTCAACCACCACATGTTTGTCCTGGAGCAAGAGGAGTACAAGAAGGAAGGAATCGAATGGGAGTTCATAGACTTTGGCATGGACTTGGCTGCCTGCATTGAGCTTATTGAGAAGGTATACAGGAAAAGCTtgtaaataataacaatcaatGGTATATAACACTGATGTGTTATTACAGCCAATGGGTATCTTCTCCATCCTTGAAGAGGAGTGCATGTTCCCCAAGGCTTCAGACACGACCTTCAAGAACAAACTGTATGACCAGCATCTTGGTAAAAGCGCCCCCTTCCAGAAGCCAAAGCCGGCCAAAGGCAAAGCCGAAGCCCACTTTGCCCTGGTTCACTACGCCGGCACTGTGGACTACAACGTCACAGGCTGGCTGGACAAGAACAAGGACCCCCTGAACGACTCGGTTGTTCAGCTCTACCAGAAGTCATCAGTCAAGCTGTTGGCTCACCTCTACGCCGCACATGCCGGCGCCGAAGGTGAGGTCTTATTTGAATGAGTATTTTTTACAGTGTGCTTGCTAACTAACTAGTAAAACTCATCTCATCTTGGGACACATTTCAGCTGAGAGTGGTGGTGGCAAAAAGGCTGGCAAGAAGAAGGGTGGCTCGTTTCAAACTGTGTCTGCTCTTTTCAGGGTAAGCTTCACTATAAACTCTTAGTCTTCTTTGATTGAGAAAATCTGGatcaaaattgatttttttttttacatttcaggaGAATTTGGGCAAGCTGATGACCAACTTAAGAAGCACTCACCCTCATTTTGTGCGTTGTTTGATTCCAAATGAATCCAAGACGCCAGGTACATCCAATACCATCAAGGAAAGCAATGGGAGCCAGTGTGTGCtcaagctagtcgctagcctgcTAGTAACCAGGTGTCACTATGCCAGTAATGTAGTTATTGGGCGTAAAAATGTTGCtaagaataataagaacaaTGTGCTTCATATGCAGATCACATGATGGAAATGGAGCCTTGTTGGCtatttggagtttttttcagaATGTTTTTTAGGCAGAataagttgggttttttttttacctgtttttatatctttataaggCCCAGAAAAGagaatgtgtgttcatgtctcacataaggattgtcaaactatttttaaaacattcacTTTTCCTTGAAAAGCAGCACAATAAATGCTGTACTCAATTGAAGGTTTGATGGAGAACTTCCTGGTCATCCACCAGCTCAGATGTAATGGTGTGCTGGAAGGTATCAGAATTTGCAGAAAGGGATTTCCCAGCAGAATCCTCTACGGTGACTTCAAGCAGAGGTAGTGACTAATTTACAGACGTCCCTCTTTTATtgcagttcattggttccagacccaaccacaataagtgaatttccatgaattaagattccttatttataaattacatttttgtacataGAAAATCCTTAgccaaaatgacataaaatatgcttaaacatgcatattttttactAGTGATTTTTCTtatggaatatatttttttcaattagtgctggagtgaagctgtgaaatttgaaCTGCGATGTGACGAGGGACGACCGTATGACAGTTGTGACACATTCGTGTGCTCCGTTACTAACCAAGCTCCCTGCCATTAGATACAAAGTATTGAATGCCAGTGTCATTCCTGAGGGACAATTCATTGACAACAAAAAGGCTTCAGAGAAACTCTTGGGCTCCATCGATGTGGACCATACTCAGTACAAATTTGGACACACCAaggtaattttaatttgttgaaCAGAAAAGCTGAACCTCAACACTTCAATTCCTGCATGACCGCTTCCTTCTCCTTCAGGTGTTCTTCAAAGCCGGCCTGCTGGGTACTCTGGAGGAGATGCGAGATGAAAAACTGGCTATCCTTGTGACCATGACCCAGGCTCTCTGCAGGGGTTATGTCATGAGGAAGGAGTTTGTTAAAATGATGGAGAGGAGGTACCACATCTTCTAACTAATTATGACATGGAGAGGTAGAATAGAGTTCTCGCTGTTTATGGTCTGGCTGTTTTCAGGGAGGCCATTTACTCCATCCAGTACAACATCCGCTCATTCATGAATGTCAAAACGTGGCCATGGATGAAGCTCTACTTCAAGATCAAACCTCTGCTGAAGAGTGCGGAGACTGAAAAGGAGATGGCCAACATGAAGGAGGAGTTTGAGAAAACCAAGGAGGATCTCGCTAAGGCTTTGGCCAAGAAGAAGGAACTGGAGGAGAAGATGGTTTCCCTCCTGCAGGAGAAGAATGACTTGCAGCTGCAGATTCAGTCTGTATGTTCAACAGATATTTGAATTACCACCATCTACTTGTTTCTATTGAGTGTATGGCACTGTAACTCCAGGATAGCGAAACCCTTTCTGATGCTGAGGAAAGGTGTGAGGGCCTCATCAAAGCCAAAATCCAGCTGGAGGCCAAAGTCAAGGAGGCGTCCGAGAGgctggaggatgaagaggaggtgaACGCTGAGCTGACGGCCAAGAAGAGGAAGCTGGAGGACGAGTGCTCTGAGCTGAAGAAAGACATTGATGACTTGGAGCTCACCCTGGCTAAAGTAGAGAAGGAGAAACACGCCACTGAGAACAAGGTGAGCAGATCTAAGCTCTCTCACACCATGGATCCAAACCACCGTGGTGTTCATTGAGCGTTCTGGTGTGCAGGTCAAAAACCTGACAGAGGAGATGGCTACTCTGGACGAGTCCATTGCCAAGTTGACCAAAGAGAAGAAAGCCCTCCAAGAGGCCCATCAGCAGATCCTGGATGACCTTCAGGCAGAGGAAGACAAAGTCAACACTCTGACTAAGGCCAAGACCAAGCTGGAGCAGCAAGTAGATGATGTATGTATTGTAGTCACTCATTTAGGGTGCTTCATTAATTCCAGACTCCAcaatgataagtgaatttccaccaagtaaGATTCAGTATTACTATATAGAATATTTTAGTCCTggtatagaaaacctgcttatgatcttctaaatacgctttttaacataattagagcccccgaggcatgaaataacacccctatagtcaccttgacattaGACATTAGccccaacagtagcccgtgttattaTGTTGTGGTtattattgtaatggtaatggttttatttcatttgaacatgcatcagattacaattgaatgcatcccataatcagttcacagttccacatgtccaaaaggagtaggaagaagcaaagcttattaaatcctaccactccaattggtacttttacaatcagtaaatgttacatttgttcacttcctgctttcataatataatttaatattttttgtttttactttttatttttttttgtcatgtcatgtcaaagtacgaggtgatattattattattattattattattattattattattattgttatttttgtgagATCATTTTAACCAGTTAGTGTTATTTAGTGGCTAAATACTTCATTTAGGCACAGAATGAGCACAGTTTTTTAAATACGccttttttaaactaataatatACTGTCGTCAACCataaaacagtgatcatttattagATAATTTTTGAGAACTGTGATAGATGAGGGCGTGATGTAGCAAGGGTGTACATTTTACTCTGTaagacaacaacaataattGTAATCATTGTTGAAAACAGCTTGAGGGATCCCTGGAGCAAGAAAAGAAGCTCCGTATGGACCTGGAGCGATCAAAGAGGAAGCTGGAGGGCGATCTGAAGCTGGCCCATGAAACCATCATGGATCTAGAGAACGACAAGCAGCAGTCCGATGAGAAGCTCAAGAAGTAAGTCAATATCATCAGACAAATATTCAAAGTAGATCTAGTTCAGCGTTAATAGATGGACGCATACGAGACCAAGCCGTATCTTCACACAGGAAGGACTTTGAGTCGAGTCAGCTGCTGGGCAAGATTGAGGATGAACAGTCTCTCAGCATTCAGCATCAAAAGAAGATCAAAGAACTTCAGGTTGGTTCATGGGCAGTCACCTCGTTATTCTGACTTCTATGTACTTCCTGTTCACTCTGTATCGTCTGCAAATATCAGGCTCGTattgaggagctggaggaggagatcGAAGCTGAGCGTGCCGCTCGAGCCAAGGTGGAGAAGCAGAGATCCGATCTCTCCAGGGAACTCGAGGAGATCAGCGAGCGTTTGGAAGAGGCCGGCGGCGCCACCGCAGTTCAGATCGAGATGAGCAAAAAGCGCGAGGCCGAGTTCCAGAAGCTGCGTCGCGACCTAGAGGAGTCCACCCTGCAGCACGAGGCCACCTCTGCGGCGCTCCGTAAGAAGCAGGCCGACAGCGTTGCAGAACTCGGCGAGCAGATCGACAACCTCCAGCGCGTCAAACAGAAactggagaaggagaagagcGAATACAAGATGGAGATTGACGACCTCAGCAGCAACATGGAGAACATCTCCAAATCAAAGGTTCACCACAGAATCAATACGGGGGGGGGGACGATGACATGAAACTGACATTTCTGTCCTTACACGGTCTTAGACTAACCTGGAGAAAATGTGCCGCACACTTGAGGACCAGCTGAGTGAGTTCAAGTCCAAGAATGAAGAACATGTGCGTCAGCTCAATGATGTTGGCATCCATAAGGCGAGACTGCAAACTGAACATGGTGAGAGCCTACTGCtgcaatttgtttttcttttagaaCAGGAGTCTTTTACTAAAGACAAATAGCCTGGAGCCTCCTTTCATGTTAGCCGTTACAGAATAACGGTctaactaatataataataataataatatttgttcatTATTCTGTGCAAAAGCATCACAGATGGCAAGAACCACAACAAGGAGGCCGAATGTGGAGCTGTGGGTTGCCTACCTCTGCTCTATTATATCAGATATCatattatatagatatattttatatagatatcatattatatcgacgcacagactgtttgccctcctaccctcagggaggcgctatagGAGCTTACGAacaagaaccaccaggttcaggaacagctttttcccaacagctgtctccttgttgaactctgccccccattgcctACCACTTCCACtacttaccccccccccccctgaactctgcccccccaatcacttcattgcacaattgtacatattactgttgcattcatagatcatactgtttataattcatttaatctgcaatagccatatacAGTATAGCCACACGCTGTATCAtcgtcacttcattgcaatactgtacatattactgttattatatattgttgcatccatactgtgcatactgtttataatctgtataat from Doryrhamphus excisus isolate RoL2022-K1 chromosome 1, RoL_Dexc_1.0, whole genome shotgun sequence encodes the following:
- the LOC131127901 gene encoding myosin heavy chain, fast skeletal muscle-like, whose amino-acid sequence is MSRTDPEMECFGPAALYLRKPEKERIEAQNTPFDAKTAYFVSEPAEMYLKGKLVKKEGGKATVETLKGKSITVKDDEIFPMNPPKFDKIEDMAMMTHLSEPSVLYNLKERYAAWMIYTYSGLFCVTVNPYKWLPVYDAVVVSGYRGKKRIEAPPHIFSISDNAYQFMLQDRENQSILITGESGAGKTVNTKRVIQYFATIAVAGGKKAEPVAGKMQGSLEDQIIAANPLLEAYGNAKTVRNDNSSRFGKFIRIHFGSTGKLASADIETYLLEKSRVTFQLSAERSYHIFYQLMTGHKPDLIEALLITTNPYDYPMISQGEITVKSINDVEEFIATDTAIDILGFNAEEKQSMYKLTGAVMHHGNMKFKQKQREEQAEPDGTEVADKIAYLMGLNSADLLKALCYPRVKVGNEFVTKGQTVPQVHNSVMALSKSVYEKMFLWMVIRINEMLDTKQPRSFFIGVLDIAGFEIFDFNSLEQLCINFTNEKLQQFFNHHMFVLEQEEYKKEGIEWEFIDFGMDLAACIELIEKPMGIFSILEEECMFPKASDTTFKNKLYDQHLGKSAPFQKPKPAKGKAEAHFALVHYAGTVDYNVTGWLDKNKDPLNDSVVQLYQKSSVKLLAHLYAAHAGAEAESGGGKKAGKKKGGSFQTVSALFRENLGKLMTNLRSTHPHFVRCLIPNESKTPGLMENFLVIHQLRCNGVLEGIRICRKGFPSRILYGDFKQRYKVLNASVIPEGQFIDNKKASEKLLGSIDVDHTQYKFGHTKVFFKAGLLGTLEEMRDEKLAILVTMTQALCRGYVMRKEFVKMMERREAIYSIQYNIRSFMNVKTWPWMKLYFKIKPLLKSAETEKEMANMKEEFEKTKEDLAKALAKKKELEEKMVSLLQEKNDLQLQIQSDSETLSDAEERCEGLIKAKIQLEAKVKEASERLEDEEEVNAELTAKKRKLEDECSELKKDIDDLELTLAKVEKEKHATENKVKNLTEEMATLDESIAKLTKEKKALQEAHQQILDDLQAEEDKVNTLTKAKTKLEQQVDDLEGSLEQEKKLRMDLERSKRKLEGDLKLAHETIMDLENDKQQSDEKLKKKDFESSQLLGKIEDEQSLSIQHQKKIKELQARIEELEEEIEAERAARAKVEKQRSDLSRELEEISERLEEAGGATAVQIEMSKKREAEFQKLRRDLEESTLQHEATSAALRKKQADSVAELGEQIDNLQRVKQKLEKEKSEYKMEIDDLSSNMENISKSKTNLEKMCRTLEDQLSEFKSKNEEHVRQLNDVGIHKARLQTEHGEISRQLEEKEALVSQLTRSKQANIQQIEEFKRHLEEEVKSKNALAHAVQSSRHDCDLLREQYEEEQEAKAELQRALSKANSEVAQWRTKYETDAIQRTEELEEAKKKLAQRLQDAEESIEAVNAKCASLEKTKQRLHSEVEDLMIDVERANALAANLDKKQRNFDKVLAEWKQKYEESQAELEGAQKEARSLSTEMFKMKNSYEETLDHLETLKRENKNLQQEISDLTEQISETGKTIHELEKGKKTVESEKSELQSSLEEAEATLEHEESKILRVQLELTQVKSEIDRKLAEKDEEIEQIKRNSQRVIESMQSTLDAEVRSRNDALRVKKKMEGDLNEMEIQLSHANRQAAEAQKQLRNIQAQLKDAQLHLDDAIRGQDEMREQVVMVERRNTLMLAEIEELRVSLEQTERSRKVAEVELVDASERVTLLHSQNTSLINTKKKLEADLVQIQGEVEDAVQESRNAEDKAKKAITDAAMMAEELKKEQDTSAHLERMKKNLEVTVKDLQHRLDEAESLAMKGGKKQLQKLEARVRELESEVDAEQKRSAEAVKGVRKYERRVKELTYQTEEDRKNIHRLQDLVDKLQMKVKAYKRQSEEAEEQANTHLTRYRKVQHEMEEAQERADIAESQVNKLRVKSREIVKIKEIEE